A portion of the Ricinus communis isolate WT05 ecotype wild-type chromosome 10, ASM1957865v1, whole genome shotgun sequence genome contains these proteins:
- the LOC8270517 gene encoding anthocyanidin 3-O-glucosyltransferase 6 has translation MKKPELVFVPIPGAGHLTSAVEAAKLLLDRDARLSISILILRRSSDGKVVSDLIDSLTATTTTRRIQFINLPVEDTESMGLNFIEKYKPHIREAVSKLASRSDFTLAGFVLDMFCMPVMDVANEFGVPSYVFFTSGAAFLSFMLHIQALHDEQDMDPTQFKNSDDELALPCFINPLPARILPSVVLEKEWISPFLGMARRFKEAKGIVVNTFMELESSALNSLSDGTIRSPPVYPVGPILNVKGGDSVKSDGSKIIMEWLDNQPPSSVVFLCFGSMGGFREDQAKEIAFALEGSGQRFLWSLRQPSPTGKMTGSTDYQNLERSLPEGFLDRTAGIGMVIGWAPQVAVLAHPAIGGFVSHCGWNSTLESIWYGVPIATWPMYAEQQFNAFQLVKELGLAVEITVDYRKDSDVIVKAADIERGIRCVMEHDSEIRMKVKDMSEKSRKVLMDGGSSFSSLNRWIEDIVDNMP, from the coding sequence atgaagaaACCAGAGCTTGTGTTTGTGCCCATACCGGGTGCCGGTCATCTTACATCAGCGGTAGAAGCTGCAAAGCTTCTCCTCGACCGAGACGCGCGTCTTTCCATCTCGATTCTTATTTTGAGACGATCCTCCGACGGTAAGGTGGTTTCCGATCTTATTGATTCTCTCACTGCTACTACCACCACACGCCGTATCCAGTTCATCAACTTACCCGTTGAAGACACTGAATCTATGGGCCTCAACTTTATCGAGAAATATAAGCCCCACATCAGAGAAGCTGTCTCCAAACTTGCTTCTCGCTCCGATTTCACGCTTGCTGGATTTGTTCTTGATATGTTCTGTATGCCTGTTATGGATGTGGCCAATGAATTTGGTGTACCTTCTTATGTTTTCTTTACTTCTGGTGCTGCTTTTCTCAGTTTTATGCTTCACATTCAGGCTCTTCATGATGAACAAGACATGGATCCGACTCAGTTCAAGAACTCCGACGACGAATTAGCGTTGCCCTGTTTCATTAACCCGCTTCCTGCTAGGATTTTGCCCAGTGTGGTGCTTGAGAAAGAATGGATATCTCCTTTTCTTGGCATGGCAAGAAGGTTTAAGGAAGCTAAGGGTATTGTTGTTAACACGTTCATGGAGTTAGAATCCAGTGCGTTGAACTCTCTTTCTGATGGTACAATTAGATCTCCACCTGTGTACCCTGTGGGACCCATTTTGAATGTAAAGGGTGGTGATAGTGTAAAGTCAGATGGAAGCAAAATAATCATGGAGTGGCTTGATAATCAGCCTCCGTCATCTGTGGTGTTCCTGTGCTTTGGGAGCATGGGAGGTTTCCGTGAGGATCAGGCGAAGGAGATTGCATTTGCACTAGAAGGAAGCGGGCAGAGATTCTTGTGGTCTCTACGCCAGCCTTCACCAACGGGTAAGATGACAGGCTCAACTGATTATCAAAATCTAGAGAGATCCTTACCGGAAGGATTCTTAGATCGAACGGCTGGAATTGGAATGGTAATCGGGTGGGCTCCGCAAGTGGCTGTCTTGGCCCACCCAGCAATAGGAGGCTTTGTTTCGCATTGTGGCTGGAATTCTACACTTGAGAGCATATGGTACGGTGTACCGATTGCGACGTGGCCGATGTACGCAGAGCAACAGTTTAATGCCTTTCAATTGGTGAAAGAGTTGGGATTAGCTGTGGAAATTACCGTGGATTATAGGAAGGACAGCGACGTAATTGTGAAAGCTGCGGATATAGAGAGAGGAATAAGGTGTGTGATGGAACATGATAGTGAAATAAGGATGAAGGTCAAAGACATGAGTGAAAAGAGTAGGAAAGTCTTGATGGACGGTGGGTCTTCATTCTCTTCGTTAAACCGTTGGATTGAAGATATTGTAGACAATATGCCATGA
- the LOC8270515 gene encoding anthocyanidin 3-O-glucosyltransferase 6: MKKPELVFVPIPGAGHLTSAVEAAKLLLDRDARLSISILILRRSSDSKVVSDLIDSLTATITSHRIQFINLPNEESESMGLDFIEKYKPHIREAVSKLATRSDFTLAGFVLDMFCMPVIDVANEFGVPSYVFFTSGAAFFGFMLHLRALHDEQEVDPTQFKNSDDELALPCFVNPLPARVLPSVLLEKESMPAFLEMSRRFREAKGIIVNTFMELESSAINSLSDGTIESPPVYPVGPILNLKGGDSVGSAESKEIMEWLDDQPPSSVVFLCFGSMGGFREDQAKEIAFALERCGQRFLWSLCQPLPMGKMTGYTDCQNLEGFLPEEFLDRTAGIGKVIGWAPQVAVLAQPAIGGFVSHCGWNSTLESIWYGVPIATWPMYAEQQFNAFQLVTELGLAVEITVDYRKDSDVIVKAADIERGVRCVMEQDSEIRMKVKEMSEKSRKVLMDGGSAFSSLNRLIEDAIDNMP, translated from the coding sequence ATGAAGAAACCAGAGCTTGTGTTTGTGCCCATACCGGGTGCCGGTCATCTTACATCAGCGGTAGAAGCTGCAAAGCTTCTCCTCGACCGGGACGCCCGTCTTTCCATTTCTATCCTTATTTTGAGACGATCCTCCGACAGTAAGGTGGTCTCTGATCTCATTGATTCTCTCACTGCTACCATCACCTCACATCGTATCCAGTTCATCAACTTACCCAATGAAGAATCTGAATCTATGGGCCTCGACTTTATCGAGAAATATAAACCTCATATTAGAGAAGCTGTTTCCAAACTTGCTACTCGCTCCGATTTCACGCTTGCTGGATTTGTTCTTGATATGTTCTGTATGCCTGTTATAGATGTGGCCAATGAATTTGGTGTACCTTCTTATGTTTTCTTTACTTCTGGTGCTGCTTTCTTTGGTTTTATGCTTCACCTCCGGGCTCTTCACGATGAACAAGAGGTGGATCCCACTCAGTTTAAGAATTCCGATGACGAACTAGCATTGCCGTGTTTTGTTAACCCGCTTCCGGCTAGGGTTTTGCCCAGTGTGCTGCTTGAGAAAGAGTCGATGCCTGCCTTTCTTGAGATGTCAAGAAGGTTTAGGGAAGCTAAGGGTATTATTGTTAACACGTTCATGGAGCTAGAATCCAGTGCGATTAACTCTCTTTCTGATGGTACAATTGAATCTCCTCCTGTTTATCCTGTGGGACCCATTTTGAATCTAAAAGGTGGTGATAGTGTGGGGTCAGCCGAAAGCAAAGAAATCATGGAGTGGCTTGATGATCAACCTCCGTCATCGGTAGTGTTTCTGTGCTTCGGGAGCATGGGAGGTTTCCGTGAAGATCAGGCGAAAGAGATCGCATTTGCACTAGAGAGATGTGGGCAGAGATTCTTGTGGTCTCTATGTCAGCCTTTACCAATGGGTAAGATGACAGGCTATACTGATTGTCAGAATCTAGAAGGATTCTTACCAGAAGAATTCTTAGATCGAACGGCTGGAATTGGAAAAGTAATCGGGTGGGCTCCGCAAGTGGCTGTTTTGGCCCAGCCAGCCATAGGAGGCTTTGTTTCGCACTGTGGCTGGAATTCTACACTGGAGAGCATATGGTACGGTGTACCAATTGCCACGTGGCCGATGTACGCAGAGCAACAGTTTAATGCCTTTCAATTGGTGACAGAGTTGGGATTAGCTGTAGAAATTACCGTGGATTATAGGAAGGATAGCGACGTAATCGTGAAAGCTGCGGATATAGAGAGAGGAGTAAGGTGTGTGATGGAGCAGGATAGTGAGATAAGGATGAAGGTCAAAGAGATGAGTGAAAAGAGTAGGAAAGTCTTGATGGACGGTGGATCTGCATTCTCTTCGTTAAACCGTTTGATTGAAGATGCTATAGACAATATGCCATGA